In Streptosporangiales bacterium, a single genomic region encodes these proteins:
- a CDS encoding 3' terminal RNA ribose 2'-O-methyltransferase Hen1: MLLTITSTAPPATDLGYLLHKHPDRSQTAQVSAGAAHVFYPQADEHRCTAALLLEVDPVRLVRSRAKTVRGSFSLGHYVNDRPYAASSLLAVAMSTVFRTAMRGRCDARPELAQSPLPLEVTIPVLPCRGGAALAVDLFGPLRWQVDATAIPLDETVPDWGDSPYVHLTLRGTVRLADALNQLYVLLPVLDDAKHYWVTTDEVDKLIRAGTGWLGSHPKHELIAHRYLAHQRHLTHDAVARLTEIDDAAAPVAEETATVTETTAGRALAQQRVDAVLGALAEEGGASVVDLGCGEGRLLGPLLADTSFTEVAGADVSARALAQAEKRLHVDRMSDHKRERLKLLRTALTYHDARLRGYDAAVLMEVIEHVDPARLPALADNVFGDARPTSVVVTTPNAEHNVRFPDLPAGAMRHPDHRFEWTREAFGQWAKDVAETYGYRVRFLPVGEDDPEVGPPTQLAAFRRNDSPVRGDA, encoded by the coding sequence GTGCTGCTCACCATCACCTCGACCGCACCGCCGGCCACTGACCTGGGCTATCTGCTGCACAAGCACCCGGATCGCAGCCAGACGGCGCAGGTGTCCGCGGGTGCGGCGCACGTGTTCTACCCGCAGGCGGACGAGCACCGCTGCACCGCCGCGCTGCTCCTCGAGGTCGACCCGGTGCGGCTGGTGCGCTCGCGCGCGAAGACCGTGCGCGGCAGCTTCAGCCTCGGGCACTACGTGAACGACCGGCCGTACGCCGCGTCGTCGCTGCTCGCCGTGGCCATGAGCACGGTGTTCCGCACGGCCATGCGCGGCCGCTGCGACGCGCGGCCGGAGCTCGCGCAGTCGCCGCTGCCGCTCGAGGTGACCATCCCCGTCCTGCCCTGCCGCGGCGGCGCGGCGCTCGCGGTCGACCTGTTCGGCCCGCTCCGCTGGCAGGTGGACGCCACCGCGATCCCGCTCGACGAGACGGTGCCCGACTGGGGCGACTCGCCGTACGTGCACCTGACCTTGCGGGGCACCGTGCGGCTCGCGGACGCGCTGAACCAGCTGTACGTCCTGCTGCCCGTACTCGACGACGCGAAGCACTACTGGGTGACCACCGACGAGGTGGACAAGCTGATCCGCGCGGGCACCGGCTGGTTGGGCAGCCATCCCAAGCACGAGCTCATCGCGCACCGCTACCTCGCGCACCAGCGCCATCTCACGCACGACGCCGTCGCCCGGCTCACGGAGATCGACGACGCGGCCGCGCCGGTGGCCGAGGAGACCGCGACCGTCACCGAGACGACCGCCGGTCGGGCGCTCGCGCAGCAGCGCGTCGACGCCGTGCTCGGCGCGCTGGCCGAGGAGGGCGGCGCGAGCGTCGTCGACCTCGGTTGCGGCGAGGGCCGGCTGCTCGGTCCGCTGCTCGCCGACACCTCCTTCACGGAGGTCGCCGGCGCTGATGTCTCCGCCCGCGCGCTGGCCCAGGCGGAGAAGCGGTTGCACGTCGACCGGATGAGCGACCACAAGCGAGAGCGGCTGAAGCTGCTACGGACCGCGCTCACGTACCACGACGCCCGGTTGCGTGGCTACGACGCCGCCGTGCTGATGGAGGTGATCGAGCACGTCGACCCGGCGCGGCTGCCCGCGCTCGCGGACAACGTGTTCGGCGACGCACGGCCGACGTCGGTCGTGGTCACCACGCCGAACGCCGAGCACAACGTGCGGTTCCCCGACCTGCCGGCCGGCGCGATGCGGCATCCGGACCACAGGTTCGAGTGGACCCGCGAGGCGTTCGGCCAGTGGGCGAAGGACGTCGCGGAGACCTACGGCTACCGGGTGCGGTTCCTGCCGGTGGGCGAGGACGACCCCGAGGTCGGCCCGCCGACGCAGCTCGCAGCGTTCCGACGTAACGACTCCCCGGTGAGGGGTGACGCCTGA